In Scophthalmus maximus strain ysfricsl-2021 chromosome 16, ASM2237912v1, whole genome shotgun sequence, the following proteins share a genomic window:
- the gdf10b gene encoding growth/differentiation factor 10b, translating into MASRLLHLLHVLMLLECSSMGELVVSEELGEAPVRPGADAAAPAAGDRRVFAHERANRDMVSIDMFKVYERYSKEPQSLRHGNTVRSLKAVPGVSHGKEVFQFNLSSIQDSELILSASFHFLYKRQRHQQRPWRFRRPRHPSGGLQHSHPSSPQLLFRGSSPNSAFATPLGNVTLAPFKKGSWQSRDVTAVVKRARYVNEPVVTVEFDMEFGATRTQQRSSREQERLSPANLPYILVYADDRAIDEPNSVAMSLQRYGPFPVGGDASSAASRIRRELHLQIQTNDVPEVQFNTLKNHELWQNTYFPAKAKAAVKPGRKQPGQESSGGLGKPPVLSFDERTMKKARRRQWSEPRVCSRRYLRVDFADIGWSEWVLAPKSFDAYYCAGTCGFPIPKVVRPSNHATIQSIVRAVGIVPGVPEPCCVPEKMSALSVLFLDPSRNLVLKVYPGMSVDTCSCR; encoded by the exons ATGGCGAGCCGACTGCTTCACTTGCTGCATGTATTGATGCTCCTGGAGTGCAGCAGCATGGGTGAACTCGTCGTGTCCGAGGAGCTCGGCGAAGCCCCGGTGCGTCCGGGCGCCGACGCGGCGGCACCGGCCGCGGGGGATCGGCGCGTCTTTGCGCACGAGCGCGCCAACCGGGACATGGTCTCCATCGACATGTTCAAGGTGTACGAGAGGTACAGCAAAGAGCCGCAGAGCCTGCGGCACGGGAACACCGTGAGGAGTCTCAAAGCTGTCCCGG GAGTCTCACATGGCAAAGAAGTGTTCCAGTTCAACCTGTCCTCCATCCAAGACTCGGAGCTCATCCTCTCTGCGTCTTTCCACTTCCTCTACAAGCGGCAACGCCACCAGCAGCGGCCGTGGCGTTTCCGAAGGCCTCGCCACCCGTCCGGCGGCCTCCAGCACTCCCATCCTTCCTCCCCGCAGCTCCTCTTCCGTGGATCGTCCCCAAACTCTGCTTTCGCAACGCCGCTGGGGAACGTAACCCTGGCTCCTTTCAAGAAAGGCTCTTGGCAATCGAGGGATGTAACGGCAGTGGTGAAACGCGCCAGGTACGTCAACGAGCCCGTGGTAACAGTGGAGTTTGACATGGAGTTCGGGGCGACTCGAACGCAGCAGAGGAGCTCTCGCGAACAAGAGCGTCTCTCTCCAGCCAACCTGCCGTATATCCTCGTGTACGCAGACGATCGAGCTATAGATGAGCCAAACAGTGTGGCCATGTCACTCCAGCGGTACGGGCCCTTCCCCGTGGGGGGCGACGCTTCCTCCGCGGCCTCCAGGATCCGGAGGGAGCTTCATCTACAGATCCAAACGAATGATGTCCCAGAGGTCCAGTTCAACACCTTGAAGAATCACGAGCTGTGGCAGAACACATATTTCCCGGCCAAGGCCAAGGCAGCAGTCAAACCGGGGAGGAAGCAGCCGGGTCAGGAGAGCAGCGGCGGTCTCGGTAAGCCACCGGTGCTGAGCTTCGATGAGCGGACGATGAAGAAGGCCCGGAGGAGACAGTGGAGTGAGCCCAGGGTTTGCTCCAGGAGGTACCTCAGGGTGGACTTCGCCGACATCGGCTGGAGCGAGTGGGTTCTGGCGCCAAAGTCTTTCGATGCCTACTACTGCGCCGGGACCTGTGGCTTCCCCATCCCCAAA GTGGTGCGGCCCTCCAACCACGCCACCATCCAGAGCATCGTCCGAGCCGTGGGCATCGTGCCCGGTGTGCCCGAGCCGTGCTGCGTTCCAGAGAAGATGAGTGCCCTCAGCGTGCTGTTCCTCGACCCGAGCAGGAATCTGGTTCTCAAGGTTTACCCCGGCATGTCTGTGGATACCTGTAGCTGTCGGTAG
- the gdf2 gene encoding growth/differentiation factor 2, with the protein MLRFRAFLLQVCLSLVVSSGSCTCKPLNNDIENDDPEGFYSQLSEEDLLEEEDTDLRMENLLGTMKEGFLKKLNLSDVPQEHGKIYPPQFMMELYNKYASDSSAIPQSDVIRSFTVQDITLSMTNGAKSKYRLQFNDTIPNHEKITTAELQLFFFPDARSRFTSHSFEATVKVYEVDRTDLTSTTQLLDGKEVRGSQSMWTTFDVTTASQSWIKTGNGATVFDVVVDRKDCGASDRGEEGAGCLNMSMSVGDNTSAALIVFSDDLGSRRRETEKELKEMILHEEETILHSGADWNGGEQLPNKILAAQHPRRNKRKAEREYCRRTSLKVNFKDIGWDSWIVAPPEYDAFECRGLCYHPLTDETTPSKHAIIQTLINIRDPKRANMACCVPIKLDPITVLYQENGRLTIRYMYEEMKVAECGCR; encoded by the exons ATGCTGCGCTTCAGGGCGTTTCTGTTGCAGGTGTGTCTGAGTCTGGTGGTCTCCAGTGGCTCCTGCACCTGTAAACCTCTCAACAATGACATCGAAAACGATGACCCTGAGGGATTTTACTCTCAGCTGTCAGAGGAGGACCttctggaggaggaagatacgGACTTGAGGATGGAGAACCTCCTCGGAACCATGAAGGAGGGCTTTTTGAAGAAACTCAACCTGTCGGATGTTCCCCAGGAGCACGGCAAGATCTACCCTCCTCAGTTCATGATGGAGCTGTACAATAAGTACGCCTCGGACAGCTCGGCTATCCCTCAGTCTGATGTCATACGAAGTTTCACTGTTCAAG ATATCACACTGTCTATGACAAATGGCGCAAAGTCGAAATACAGGCTGCAGTTCAACGACACCATCCCCAACCATGAAAAGATCACCACGGCTGAACtacagctcttcttcttcccggATGCCAGGTCAAGGTTCACCTCCCACAGTTTTGAGGCCACCGTCAAAGTCTATGAAGTGGATCGAACCGATTTGACATCCACTACCCAACTACTGGATGGCAAGGAGGTGAGAGGCTCACAGAGCATGTGGACGACGTTTGATGTGACCACAGCTAGTCAGAGCTGGATCAAGACAGGCAATGGAGCAACTGTTTTTGATGTAGTGGTGGATAGGAAGGACTGTGGGGCTTCCGacaggggagaggaaggagcaggCTGTCTAAATATGAGCATGTCTGTTGGAGATAACACGTCAGCAGCTCTGATAGTCTTCTCAGATGACCTGGGTAGccggaggagggagacagagaaagagctAAAAGAGATGATCCTCCACGAAGAAGAAACCATCTTGCACTCGGGCGCCGACTGGAACGGAGGGGAGCAACTTCCCAACAAGATCCTGGCAGCTCAGCATCCAcggagaaacaaaagaaaggcagagagggaatATTGCCGACGGACCTCGCTAAAGGTCAACTTTAAAGACATTGGCTGGGACAGTTGGATTGTGGCTCCTCCAGAATACGACGCCTTTGAATGCAGAGGGCTGTGTTACCACCCGCTGACGGACGAAACCACCCCGTCCAAGCATGCCATTATCCAGACACTGATCAACATTAGGGACCCCAAGAGGGCCAACATGGCGTGCTGTGTCCCCATCAAACTGGACCCCATCACAGTCTTGTATCAGGAGAATGGACGTCTCACCATTAGATACATGTATGAGGAGATGAAAGTGGCAGAGTGTGGCTGCAGGTAG